AACATTAGGTATGCTCCTGCTGTTTTTATCTTTCTGCTTTTCACCACTTTGAGTAACTTCATTCTGTAAACCCCGTGCTTCGGCCTCCATGTTTTCAGCATTATGCAATTCGACACATCTCAATATTGAACTTCCCTTCCCATTTCTCAGGACTAGGCTCTCCAAATTCGAAACACGAGACTCTAATTGATTCTCAATTCTCAGGACTCGACTCTCCAAATCGGAATACATCTTCCTCCAATGTTCAGTTGCATCCTCAGGTGTCCTTTCAATCTCATCTTTAGCAGCAGTCTTTCTAGTTTCTACCTCTGCCAATTTACCCTGGAGTTCGGTGCACTccactttcttcttctcaagcTCCACAGACAACTCAAAACACTTACTCTTATAATGCTCCAAACTCTCCAGTCCAACCACAGGTTCCCTAATTCTAGTCAATGATTTTGGTTCTTTAGACGATTCCATTCTTTTGATTTTTTCCCTCTTCGTCCCGGTATTGGCAGAACCACCTTCAACAATTCTATCAGCTGGATAGAAAATTCCCAATTAGTTAGACAATGCAGTACTACTTACTCTTTGGGGTACTCATTCATAAGGGGGACTTAACAGATGAAACTATGAAATTTTTCAATTAGTTATCATTACATGTAAGCAAACGAAATGTACAACAAGAACAAATCATAAATCACTAAAATGAAGACACGTTGAAACATGAAAACATGTAAATGCGCAAGAGTTACTCACAGCTGGTATCGTTAGCAGGTGGTTGAATTCCTGTGAGGTCATCTTCCATTTGCCTCGAGCAATTTGAATCCCCAGTTTGTAtagaatcaccttcatcatctcCCCTCGTCTTCTTAAGCTGATAATTTTTCCCATACTTTTTACTCATATTGTAATGTTTTTCACAATAAGTAGTATCACTACCACTAAACCTAAAATTCTTGCATCTCTATTTTACTCCATCAGTTCTACAACAACGCTGTTCATCTGGA
Above is a genomic segment from Papaver somniferum cultivar HN1 chromosome 10, ASM357369v1, whole genome shotgun sequence containing:
- the LOC113317363 gene encoding uncharacterized protein LOC113317363 isoform X2, translated to MSKKYGKNYQLKKTRGDDEGDSIQTGDSNCSRQMEDDLTGIQPPANDTSSDRIVEGGSANTGTKREKIKRMESSKEPKSLTRIREPVVGLESLEHYKSKCFELSVELEKKKVECTELQGKLAEVETRKTAAKDEIERTPEDATEHWRKMYSDLESRVLRIENQLESRVSNLESLVLRNGKGSSILRCVELHNAENMEAEARGLQNEVTQSGEKQKDKNSRSIPNVENNNGGGKDSHVYELKTEEKVLVYDVGINKHRESESEFPRYSAVNMSCGSLDLSSRGENIEEGKGWGYVEERPSQHGSLSQDHLEMSQKPFVNVVSCSGGESFGESFAEDSDSDLMDMMAMKYRTKNKDREIKWKFEADMLSSFEEDPELCMKAVCALYRQQISEDEISANGLFHYSDALSGLCKSIIDRVGWHKKKNVIDFTVIVR
- the LOC113317363 gene encoding uncharacterized protein LOC113317363 isoform X1 — protein: MSKKYGKNYQLKKTRGDDEGDSIQTGDSNCSRQMEDDLTGIQPPANDTSSDRIVEGGSANTGTKREKIKRMESSKEPKSLTRIREPVVGLESLEHYKSKCFELSVELEKKKVECTELQGKLAEVETRKTAAKDEIERTPEDATEHWRKMYSDLESRVLRIENQLESRVSNLESLVLRNGKGSSILRCVELHNAENMEAEARGLQNEVTQSGEKQKDKNSRSIPNVENNNGGGKDSHVYELKTEEKVLVYDVGINKHRESESEFPRYSAVNMSCGSLDLSSRGENIEEGKGWGYVEERPSQHGSLSQDHLEMSQKPFVNVVSCSGGESFGESFAEDSDSDLMDMMAMKYRTKNKDREIKWKFEADMLSSFEEDPELCMKAVCALYRQQISEDEISANGLFHYSDALSWNTLAVQCCKNLKACWPTFIYYLCAIA
- the LOC113317363 gene encoding uncharacterized protein LOC113317363 isoform X3; translation: MSKKYGKNYQLKKTRGDDEGDSIQTGDSNCSRQMEDDLTGIQPPANDTSSDRIVEGGSANTGTKREKIKRMESSKEPKSLTRIREPVVGLESLEHYKSKCFELSVELEKKKVECTELQGKLAEVETRKTAAKDEIERTPEDATEHWRKMYSDLESRVLRIENQLESRVSNLESLVLRNGKGSSILRCVELHNAENMEAEARGLQNEVTQSGEKQKDKNSRSIPNVENNNGGGKDSHVYELKTEEKVLVYDVGINKHRESESEFPRYSAVNMSCGSLDLSSRGENIEEGKGWGYVEERPSQHGSLSQDHLEMSQKPFVNVVSCSGGESFGESFAEDSDSDLMDMMAMKYRTKNKDREIKWKFEADMLSSFEEDPELCMKAVCALYRQQISEDEISANGLFHYSDALRVGWHKKKNVIDFTVIVR
- the LOC113317363 gene encoding uncharacterized protein LOC113317363 isoform X4 codes for the protein MSKKYGKNYQLKKTRGDDEGDSIQTGDSNCSRQMEDDLTGIQPPANDTSSDRIVEGGSANTGTKREKIKRMESSKEPKSLTRIREPVVGLESLEHYKSKCFELSVELEKKKVECTELQGKLAEVETRKTAAKDEIERTPEDATEHWRKMYSDLESRVLRIENQLESRVSNLESLVLRNGKGSSILRCVELHNAENMEAEARGLQNEVTQSGEKQKDKNSRSIPNVENNNGGGKDSHVYELKTEEKVLVYDVGINKHRESESEFPRYSAVNMSCGSLDLSSRGENIEEGKGWGYVEERPSQHGSLSQDHLEMSQKPFVNVVSCSGGESFGESFAEDSDSDLMDMMAMKYRTKNKDREIKWKFEADMLSSFEEDPELCMKAVCALYRQQISEDEISANGLFHYSDALRVLLWASF